A region from the Wansuia hejianensis genome encodes:
- the mscL gene encoding large conductance mechanosensitive channel protein MscL: MKKFIGEFKEFISRGNVMDLAVGMIIGAAFTGIVNSLVNDIVMPLISMITGGISFDEWNFALASGENPPSLNLGTFLAQVLNFIIIAFVIFMVVKGLNKLRAMGAKPEAEAPAEPATKICPYCKSEISPEATRCPHCTSVLEQ, from the coding sequence AATGTCATGGATCTGGCAGTCGGTATGATTATCGGCGCCGCGTTCACCGGCATCGTCAACTCCCTCGTCAATGACATCGTAATGCCTCTGATCTCTATGATCACAGGCGGAATCAGCTTTGACGAATGGAATTTTGCGCTGGCTTCAGGCGAAAATCCCCCCTCTTTAAATTTGGGAACCTTTTTGGCCCAGGTCCTGAATTTCATTATCATCGCGTTCGTGATCTTTATGGTTGTGAAGGGATTGAACAAGCTGCGAGCCATGGGAGCCAAACCGGAAGCTGAGGCTCCGGCTGAACCCGCAACCAAGATCTGCCCTTACTGCAAGTCGGAAATATCTCCGGAAGCAACCCGATGCCCCCACTGCACATCCGTTTTGGAGCAGTAA
- a CDS encoding cation:proton antiporter encodes MDLMILRLAASFALAFAAGKLIAKLRLPSILGWLIAGMILGPHALALMSDELMSALWYQSFIHILECAVGLMIGTELVWRKIRKSGKAIVITTLTQSLCTFAVVSLGFGIGFYFMEIPVYLAFVFGGIALATAPAPALSIVREFKTRGPVTDTLIPMAALDDIVGCVVFFSTIAVIAGKLSAGKLPVYVIILVVALPLMIGGAVGAVAGWVLKKDRRPGTSLILLVVMILAASGAGFIGNSLLPSPVLNFMLLGMAFSAVFSNMISEERLDMLMGKFNPILGVSLIFVILNLGAPLDYHLILGAGAFTAVYIAARACGKYFGAFAGAAATRSPRAVRNYLGLTLLPHSGVSLVFTGIAVSVLSGPVPECAAIVQGTIAAAAVINEVIAVFMAKKGFEWAGELNRA; translated from the coding sequence ATGGATCTTATGATATTGCGGCTGGCGGCCTCCTTTGCGCTTGCCTTTGCGGCGGGAAAGTTAATTGCTAAGCTGAGGCTGCCGTCAATTTTGGGATGGCTGATTGCAGGTATGATTTTGGGACCGCATGCTCTCGCCTTGATGAGTGACGAACTGATGAGTGCGCTTTGGTACCAGAGTTTTATCCACATACTGGAATGCGCGGTAGGACTGATGATTGGAACAGAGCTTGTCTGGAGAAAAATCCGTAAGTCTGGGAAAGCGATTGTGATAACTACGCTCACCCAATCCCTCTGTACCTTTGCCGTGGTGTCACTCGGGTTTGGAATTGGTTTTTATTTCATGGAGATTCCGGTGTATCTTGCTTTTGTTTTTGGGGGTATTGCATTAGCTACGGCGCCTGCGCCTGCTCTTTCGATTGTAAGAGAGTTTAAGACCAGGGGACCTGTGACCGATACGTTAATTCCTATGGCGGCGCTGGATGATATTGTCGGCTGTGTCGTGTTTTTTTCTACAATTGCGGTAATTGCAGGTAAACTGTCCGCGGGAAAATTACCGGTCTATGTGATTATTCTTGTGGTGGCGCTGCCGTTGATGATCGGTGGTGCTGTGGGAGCTGTGGCGGGATGGGTACTGAAAAAGGACAGAAGACCGGGAACCAGCCTGATTCTTTTGGTAGTGATGATTCTGGCGGCTTCTGGCGCCGGGTTTATAGGGAATAGCCTGCTGCCCAGCCCTGTACTGAACTTTATGCTCTTGGGAATGGCATTTTCGGCTGTTTTTTCCAATATGATCTCAGAAGAAAGGCTGGATATGCTCATGGGAAAATTTAACCCCATACTCGGTGTTTCGCTGATATTTGTCATACTGAATCTGGGAGCGCCGCTGGACTATCATCTGATTCTGGGAGCAGGGGCATTTACGGCGGTGTATATTGCCGCCCGCGCCTGTGGCAAATATTTTGGCGCGTTTGCAGGAGCAGCAGCGACCCGGTCGCCAAGAGCTGTGCGTAATTATCTGGGCCTTACGCTGCTGCCCCATTCAGGCGTTTCGTTGGTATTCACGGGAATTGCAGTGTCGGTGCTGAGCGGTCCGGTGCCGGAGTGTGCGGCGATTGTGCAGGGGACTATTGCCGCCGCAGCCGTAATCAATGAGGTTATCGCTGTTTTCATGGCTAAAAAGGGCTTTGAATGGGCGGGGGAATTGAACAGGGCATAA
- a CDS encoding TetR/AcrR family transcriptional regulator, producing MKKEQKTELTKERIIKAAVQEFGIKGYAGFTLNALCNEYGISKGLLYHNFGGKDELYLICVEKCLTEVTDYLKEQGGQIDLQKYMEFRFHYFSGHPLFSRIFFEAVLQPPEQLKDEIKKLKREFDLFNRKVYSNAISGLVLREGVTCGDAMEYYEIMQEMFNGYFSSPAYAGKDFGFLVADHEAKLSKMIEFMLYGVAERREI from the coding sequence GTGAAGAAGGAGCAGAAAACAGAACTCACAAAAGAGCGCATTATAAAAGCCGCGGTACAGGAATTTGGAATAAAGGGTTATGCTGGTTTTACACTCAATGCGCTCTGTAATGAATATGGAATTTCAAAAGGATTGCTTTACCATAATTTCGGAGGTAAAGATGAGCTATATTTGATTTGTGTCGAAAAGTGTTTAACTGAGGTTACCGATTATTTGAAGGAACAGGGCGGGCAGATAGATTTGCAGAAGTATATGGAATTCCGCTTTCATTATTTCTCCGGGCATCCTCTTTTTTCACGCATTTTCTTTGAGGCGGTATTACAGCCGCCAGAACAGTTAAAGGACGAAATAAAAAAATTGAAAAGAGAGTTTGATCTGTTTAACAGGAAGGTATATAGCAACGCCATTTCAGGGCTGGTCCTGCGTGAAGGGGTGACCTGCGGCGATGCTATGGAATACTATGAGATCATGCAGGAAATGTTCAACGGCTATTTCAGCAGCCCGGCGTATGCCGGTAAGGATTTTGGGTTCTTGGTGGCTGACCATGAGGCGAAGCTGTCCAAGATGATCGAATTTATGCTTTATGGTGTTGCTGAAAGGAGGGAAATCTGA
- the pckA gene encoding phosphoenolpyruvate carboxykinase (ATP) produces METFGLEKLGIINPTAVYRNLSPAQLTEAALRRGEGTLSNTGALVVTTGKYTGRSPEDKFIVDTPTIHDSIAWGKVNRPISQDKFNAIRAKMVAYLQNREIFIFDGMAGADPACTTKFRIVNELASQNLFIHQLLIRPTSEELAAYGEADFTIIAAPGFKCVPDTDGVHSEAAILVDYEQKLVLIAGSQYAGEIKKSVFSVMNYLMPNHGVLPMHCSANMDPETGDTAVFFGLSGTGKTTLSADPARKLIGDDEHGWSDNGIFNFEGGCYAKCINLDPEGEPEIYNAIRFGSLVENVVMDPETREFDFFDGSITENTRVGYPVNYIDNAAIPGVGGIPKVVIFLTADAFGVLPPIARLDENAAMYHFVTGFTSKLAGTERGVKEPQPTFSTLFGEPFMPMDPSVYANMLGERIEKYNTKVYLVNTGWTGGPASGEGKLGSRMKLKFTRAMVTAALNGELEKVEYKHDDTFNLDVPQSCPNVPSEIMNPRDTWEDKAAYDVSAKKLAKMFADNFAKKYPNMPKNIAEAGPKGE; encoded by the coding sequence ATGGAGACTTTTGGTCTGGAAAAATTAGGAATCATCAACCCCACCGCAGTTTATCGCAATCTGAGCCCGGCACAGCTTACTGAAGCTGCACTTCGCCGCGGTGAAGGCACTTTAAGCAACACTGGAGCCCTGGTAGTGACCACCGGCAAATATACCGGACGTTCACCGGAGGACAAGTTTATCGTTGATACCCCGACGATCCACGATTCCATCGCATGGGGAAAAGTGAACCGTCCGATTTCTCAGGATAAATTTAACGCGATCAGAGCGAAGATGGTAGCCTATCTTCAGAATCGTGAAATCTTTATCTTCGACGGTATGGCAGGCGCAGACCCTGCATGCACGACGAAATTCCGCATTGTTAATGAACTGGCCAGCCAGAATCTTTTCATTCATCAGCTCCTGATCCGCCCGACATCTGAAGAGCTTGCAGCATATGGAGAGGCTGATTTTACGATCATCGCGGCTCCGGGCTTTAAATGTGTACCGGATACTGACGGCGTACACAGCGAAGCGGCAATTCTCGTGGATTACGAGCAGAAGCTGGTGCTGATCGCCGGTTCCCAGTATGCAGGAGAGATTAAGAAGAGTGTATTCTCCGTAATGAACTATCTGATGCCGAACCACGGCGTTCTGCCAATGCACTGTTCAGCCAACATGGATCCGGAGACCGGCGATACCGCAGTCTTCTTCGGACTTTCCGGAACCGGTAAGACAACTCTGTCCGCAGATCCGGCAAGGAAGCTGATCGGTGATGATGAGCACGGCTGGTCGGATAACGGCATCTTCAACTTTGAAGGCGGCTGTTATGCGAAATGCATTAATCTGGATCCTGAAGGTGAGCCGGAGATCTACAATGCTATCCGTTTTGGAAGTCTGGTAGAGAATGTGGTTATGGATCCGGAGACCCGCGAGTTTGATTTCTTTGACGGAAGCATCACAGAGAACACCCGTGTAGGATACCCGGTGAATTACATTGATAATGCGGCGATACCGGGCGTGGGCGGAATTCCGAAGGTTGTTATTTTCCTGACCGCTGACGCATTCGGCGTACTGCCTCCGATCGCCAGGCTGGATGAAAATGCTGCGATGTATCACTTTGTTACAGGTTTCACCTCCAAGCTGGCAGGTACCGAGCGAGGTGTTAAGGAGCCGCAGCCTACCTTCTCCACACTGTTTGGCGAGCCTTTCATGCCGATGGACCCGTCAGTATATGCGAATATGCTGGGTGAGAGAATTGAGAAATATAATACAAAGGTATACCTGGTCAATACCGGATGGACCGGCGGCCCCGCATCAGGCGAAGGCAAGCTGGGAAGCCGTATGAAACTGAAATTCACCAGAGCGATGGTTACCGCGGCTCTGAACGGCGAACTGGAAAAAGTAGAGTACAAGCATGATGATACGTTCAATTTGGATGTACCACAGAGCTGCCCGAACGTTCCCAGCGAGATCATGAACCCGAGAGACACATGGGAAGACAAAGCGGCATACGATGTGAGCGCCAAGAAGTTGGCTAAAATGTTCGCGGACAATTTCGCAAAGAAATATCCGAATATGCCGAAGAACATCGCAGAGGCAGGCCCGAAAGGGGAATAA
- a CDS encoding LysR family transcriptional regulator: MAANFEYYRIFYYVARYKSFTKAATFLMSSQPAISRCMKILEHELGCMLFIRTKKGVSLTPEGEALYNHVSLACEEIFAGEAILKNTSGLQGGVVRIGTSETALQVFLLERLEHFHSLYPDIKLRISNSIPPESNNDLKNGSIDFAVVSTPTGASKPLAETELCQLQDILIAGNQFKELQGRTWHLEELKKYPLICLGKGTKSYSFFERLYSSYHLALTPDIEAASTDLILPMVKHNFGIGFLPESSAAPAIQAGEVFQIDLADQIPLRSICLVEDPKHTLNLAARRLREMLF, translated from the coding sequence ATGGCTGCCAATTTTGAATATTACAGGATCTTTTATTATGTCGCCAGATACAAAAGTTTCACAAAAGCAGCGACATTCCTCATGTCCAGCCAGCCGGCCATCTCCAGATGCATGAAAATCCTGGAGCATGAACTGGGCTGTATGCTCTTCATCCGCACTAAAAAAGGCGTCAGCCTCACGCCGGAAGGCGAAGCTCTCTACAACCACGTCAGTCTGGCCTGCGAAGAAATCTTCGCGGGTGAAGCAATTCTGAAAAACACCTCCGGACTCCAGGGCGGGGTCGTCCGCATCGGAACCAGTGAAACAGCCCTCCAGGTATTCCTTCTGGAAAGGCTGGAGCATTTCCATTCACTGTATCCGGATATCAAACTGCGGATCTCCAACAGCATCCCTCCGGAATCCAATAATGACCTGAAAAACGGCAGTATTGATTTCGCTGTGGTATCGACACCGACCGGCGCTTCCAAGCCTTTGGCCGAAACAGAACTCTGTCAATTACAGGATATCCTGATTGCAGGAAATCAATTCAAAGAATTGCAGGGGCGCACCTGGCATCTGGAAGAGCTGAAAAAATATCCTCTGATCTGCCTCGGCAAAGGCACCAAATCCTACAGCTTTTTTGAACGGCTCTATTCCTCCTATCACCTGGCTTTAACTCCCGATATTGAAGCGGCCTCCACAGACCTGATTCTTCCCATGGTCAAGCATAATTTCGGAATAGGCTTTCTTCCGGAAAGCTCAGCGGCGCCAGCCATCCAGGCGGGAGAAGTCTTCCAGATCGATCTCGCCGACCAAATTCCGCTCCGCAGCATCTGCCTCGTGGAAGACCCAAAGCACACTCTCAACCTGGCGGCGCGGCGGCTTCGTGAAATGCTGTTCTAG
- a CDS encoding signal peptidase II, with the protein MIFIIIMLSVFLGDLLLKKYVEANLPEGEEKSVLGGKILIRKVHNSGIAMGGLSEHPLLIRRGTLGLIGGILVYFISLLFRKGNAGRKTGLSLLLGGAMCNWYDRFHQGYVTDYFSFQVKWERLKRVVFNLSDICIFIGTVLFCFGKHKKKG; encoded by the coding sequence ATGATTTTTATCATTATAATGCTGAGTGTCTTTTTAGGCGATCTGCTGTTGAAAAAATATGTGGAAGCGAATCTTCCGGAAGGTGAGGAAAAATCTGTTCTCGGAGGGAAAATCCTGATCCGGAAGGTACATAACAGTGGTATTGCCATGGGCGGACTGTCAGAGCATCCGCTGCTGATCCGGAGAGGCACTCTGGGTCTGATTGGAGGAATACTGGTATACTTTATCAGCCTATTATTCCGGAAAGGCAATGCGGGGCGTAAGACGGGCTTAAGCTTGCTTCTGGGGGGTGCGATGTGCAACTGGTATGACAGGTTCCACCAGGGGTATGTGACGGATTATTTCAGCTTCCAGGTAAAATGGGAGCGGCTGAAGAGGGTTGTATTTAATCTGTCTGATATCTGTATATTCATTGGCACAGTATTGTTTTGCTTCGGAAAGCATAAAAAGAAGGGCTAG
- a CDS encoding zinc ribbon domain-containing protein encodes MANASGFFGNLGKSISKTADKVAKKTDEFISIQRIRGQVSSLEQQMNGDFKRIGEIIYQKNVNGESFSVEIKELCQEISSIRNEIAACREEIAAKRGDKLCPACGASVPQDARFCMQCGEPIGGGDTAEAEPDMSEYVEPDAGDDAASGTEGGGDVNRSEPFEDQSGGGDTDAGWPVDECQAGEAVGAGAGEEMETEAPKAVETVGQDEGQSMTGAAGVADDDSVDEAMARENPEEAKEDEL; translated from the coding sequence ATGGCAAACGCATCAGGGTTTTTCGGAAACCTGGGAAAATCTATTTCTAAAACGGCGGATAAAGTTGCCAAGAAGACAGATGAATTTATCTCGATTCAGAGGATCAGAGGCCAGGTCAGCTCTTTAGAGCAGCAGATGAATGGAGATTTTAAAAGGATTGGAGAAATAATCTATCAGAAGAATGTGAACGGAGAAAGTTTTTCTGTTGAGATCAAAGAACTCTGTCAGGAAATCAGTTCCATTCGGAATGAAATTGCCGCCTGCCGGGAGGAAATAGCCGCAAAAAGGGGAGATAAGCTTTGCCCTGCCTGCGGAGCCAGTGTCCCACAGGATGCCCGTTTCTGTATGCAATGCGGTGAGCCCATTGGCGGAGGAGATACGGCGGAGGCGGAGCCGGATATGTCGGAATATGTCGAACCAGATGCCGGAGACGATGCAGCGTCAGGTACAGAGGGCGGCGGAGACGTGAATAGGAGTGAGCCTTTTGAGGATCAATCTGGCGGCGGAGATACTGACGCCGGCTGGCCGGTGGACGAATGTCAGGCCGGGGAGGCTGTTGGGGCAGGCGCCGGAGAAGAAATGGAGACAGAAGCCCCAAAAGCTGTGGAAACCGTCGGGCAGGATGAAGGGCAGAGTATGACCGGAGCGGCCGGCGTAGCAGATGATGATTCTGTTGATGAAGCAATGGCCAGGGAGAACCCGGAAGAAGCAAAAGAGGATGAATTATGA
- the clpX gene encoding ATP-dependent Clp protease ATP-binding subunit ClpX — protein sequence MSEEKDTGEEITEELSVEDTEKDDNDEYEKICFMCRRPESKAGKMVELPGKIHICMGCMQKSFDTMQNSNINYNDLMKNMPPNISMIDLSALNNQVPPQQKIKKRKEEKKAPKKEFTMKDVPPPHRIKEQLDEYVIGQEKAKKVMSVAVYNHYKRILSEPGDIEIEKSNMLMIGPTGSGKTYLVQTLAKLLNVPLAITDATSLTEAGYIGDDIESVVSKLLAAADNDVERAEHGIIFIDEIDKIAKKKNTNQRDVSGEAVQQGMLKLLEGSEVEVPVGANSKNAMVPLTTVNTKNILFICGGAFPELPEIVKERLNKKSSIGFQADLKDKYDKDKNILMKATVDDLRNFGMIPEFLGRLPIVFSLESLTEDMLVKILQEPKNAILKQYRRLLELDEVKLVFDNGALHAIAKKALEKDTGARALRAIIEEFMLDIMYEIPKDDNIGEVIITKEYIEHTGGPRILMRGQEIPLLDALG from the coding sequence ATGTCGGAAGAAAAAGATACAGGGGAAGAGATTACAGAAGAACTCTCTGTTGAAGATACAGAAAAAGATGATAACGACGAGTATGAAAAAATCTGTTTCATGTGCCGCCGTCCGGAGAGCAAGGCTGGAAAGATGGTAGAACTGCCCGGAAAGATCCATATTTGCATGGGCTGTATGCAGAAAAGCTTTGATACCATGCAGAACAGCAACATTAATTATAATGATCTGATGAAGAACATGCCCCCGAACATCAGCATGATTGATCTGTCGGCGCTGAATAACCAGGTGCCCCCGCAGCAGAAGATCAAGAAGCGGAAGGAAGAGAAAAAGGCGCCCAAAAAAGAATTTACCATGAAAGATGTGCCGCCTCCCCACAGGATTAAGGAACAGCTGGATGAATATGTAATCGGCCAGGAGAAAGCTAAAAAGGTCATGTCTGTTGCTGTTTACAATCATTATAAGAGAATTCTTTCAGAGCCAGGAGATATAGAGATCGAGAAATCCAACATGCTCATGATAGGGCCGACAGGCTCCGGCAAGACATATCTGGTGCAGACACTTGCCAAGCTTCTGAATGTGCCCCTCGCGATCACAGACGCCACATCTCTGACAGAAGCAGGTTATATCGGGGATGACATAGAGAGTGTCGTATCCAAGCTGCTGGCAGCCGCAGATAATGATGTGGAGCGTGCAGAACACGGGATAATCTTTATTGATGAGATTGATAAGATAGCCAAGAAGAAGAATACGAACCAGAGAGACGTCAGCGGGGAAGCGGTGCAGCAGGGTATGCTGAAGCTTCTGGAAGGCAGTGAAGTAGAGGTGCCGGTGGGCGCCAACAGCAAGAATGCCATGGTTCCGCTCACTACGGTGAATACGAAGAATATTCTCTTTATCTGCGGCGGGGCATTCCCGGAATTGCCGGAGATCGTCAAAGAACGCCTGAATAAGAAGTCTTCCATTGGATTCCAGGCAGATCTGAAGGATAAATATGATAAAGACAAGAATATTCTGATGAAGGCAACGGTGGATGATCTGCGGAACTTTGGAATGATTCCGGAATTTCTGGGCAGACTTCCCATTGTATTCTCCCTGGAAAGCCTGACGGAGGATATGCTGGTTAAGATCCTGCAGGAACCGAAAAATGCTATTCTTAAGCAGTACCGGCGTTTGCTGGAACTGGATGAAGTGAAGCTGGTATTTGACAATGGCGCTCTTCATGCGATCGCTAAAAAGGCTTTGGAAAAGGATACCGGAGCGAGGGCGCTGCGGGCGATCATAGAGGAATTTATGCTGGACATCATGTACGAAATACCGAAGGACGATAATATTGGTGAGGTTATAATTACCAAGGAATACATCGAGCACACGGGAGGTCCCAGAATACTGATGCGGGGCCAGGAAATTCCGCTGCTGGACGCGTTAGGCTAA
- a CDS encoding S1C family serine protease — MSEEFNKEVNRENAADETVHTETSESVQKQMPSGSQPGKGTTYSWVNPKIQQSASNSSSEGTTPWGNGSANSWQTNTRNYGSQSQGQQAQRQGGQQAQSQQYWQAQSQVNGPAAGQNEQRYQYSTYQAGQGPAPGPVGRKAKKVKAKKPKKPMSTGKKWMVNVAMALAFGLIAGTVFYGVNIAGDEITGRSNAIENTSAPTTIANTDTSDSSKATPTSTNANSGTVSTVAANAMPSLVTISTMSVEEMQNFFGGTQSYQVEGAGTGVIVGQNETELLIATNNHVVNGATSLSVGFIDETSVEAQIKGTDANNDLAVVAVKLADIPEETMNQIKVATLGNSDDLALGEQVVAIGNALGYGQSVTSGYVSALNRDLTLSDGAGGTFTSTGLIQTDAAINSGNSGGALLNMKGELVGINEAKSSMTSSGTTVDGVGFAIPISKAEPILEELMSLTTREKVSEDQAAYLGVTCVDVTSETSQMYNVPTGVCFKTVVEGGPADQAGVKKGDVLTKMDGREISNYASLKEVLQYYAAGEEVEIIVQRASDGEYQEKTLSVTLGSADDMPQQNESGGSGNGQLFPNGGN, encoded by the coding sequence ATGAGTGAAGAATTCAATAAAGAAGTGAATCGTGAAAATGCGGCAGACGAGACGGTTCATACCGAAACCTCGGAAAGCGTGCAGAAGCAGATGCCGTCTGGTTCGCAGCCAGGCAAGGGGACAACATATAGCTGGGTGAATCCAAAGATCCAGCAGAGTGCGAGCAACAGCAGCAGTGAGGGCACAACCCCCTGGGGAAATGGTTCGGCAAATTCCTGGCAGACAAATACAAGAAATTATGGCTCACAAAGCCAGGGCCAGCAGGCACAGAGGCAGGGGGGCCAGCAGGCGCAAAGCCAGCAGTATTGGCAGGCGCAAAGTCAGGTCAATGGTCCGGCGGCAGGCCAGAATGAACAGAGATATCAGTACTCCACTTATCAGGCAGGACAGGGTCCGGCGCCAGGGCCAGTTGGACGCAAGGCTAAGAAAGTGAAAGCTAAAAAGCCGAAAAAGCCCATGAGCACCGGTAAGAAATGGATGGTAAATGTGGCAATGGCTTTGGCATTCGGATTGATAGCCGGAACCGTATTTTATGGAGTGAACATAGCGGGAGATGAGATCACCGGCCGTTCAAATGCTATAGAAAACACATCCGCACCCACTACGATTGCCAATACGGATACATCAGACAGTTCAAAGGCGACTCCGACCAGCACGAATGCGAACTCGGGGACCGTGTCAACAGTAGCTGCAAATGCAATGCCTTCATTAGTTACAATCTCTACCATGTCGGTAGAAGAGATGCAAAATTTCTTTGGAGGCACCCAGTCCTATCAGGTGGAAGGTGCGGGAACCGGCGTGATTGTAGGACAGAACGAGACAGAATTATTAATTGCGACTAATAATCATGTGGTAAACGGCGCCACCAGCCTTTCGGTGGGATTCATTGATGAGACCAGCGTTGAAGCTCAGATTAAGGGTACTGATGCAAATAATGACCTGGCAGTTGTAGCGGTAAAGCTGGCGGATATCCCGGAAGAGACTATGAATCAGATTAAGGTGGCGACACTGGGGAATTCTGATGATCTGGCTTTGGGCGAGCAGGTGGTGGCAATCGGCAATGCTCTGGGGTATGGACAGTCAGTGACCAGCGGTTACGTCAGTGCATTAAACCGTGATCTGACCTTATCAGACGGAGCAGGCGGCACATTTACATCCACTGGCCTGATTCAGACAGATGCAGCCATTAACTCCGGCAACAGCGGCGGTGCTCTGCTGAATATGAAGGGTGAGCTGGTTGGAATTAATGAAGCGAAGAGCTCTATGACCTCTTCTGGAACAACTGTTGACGGCGTTGGTTTTGCGATTCCGATTTCCAAAGCCGAACCCATTCTGGAAGAGCTGATGAGCCTGACTACCCGTGAGAAGGTCAGTGAAGATCAGGCAGCATATCTGGGGGTAACCTGTGTGGATGTTACCAGTGAAACCTCACAGATGTATAACGTTCCAACAGGCGTATGCTTTAAGACCGTAGTGGAAGGAGGCCCTGCAGATCAAGCCGGCGTGAAAAAAGGCGATGTTTTGACAAAGATGGACGGCAGAGAAATTAGTAATTATGCAAGTCTTAAGGAAGTCTTACAGTATTATGCGGCCGGGGAAGAGGTTGAAATTATTGTGCAGCGCGCCAGTGATGGTGAATACCAGGAGAAAACACTGAGTGTTACTTTGGGATCTGCTGACGATATGCCTCAGCAGAATGAATCAGGCGGCTCCGGCAATGGCCAGCTGTTCCCGAACGGCGGCAACTAA